Proteins encoded by one window of Marixanthomonas sp. SCSIO 43207:
- a CDS encoding DUF2147 domain-containing protein has protein sequence MRKLFLTITLFAFAVIPAIAQDVTGKWKTIDDETGEAKSIVEIYKENGKIYGKVVEILNPDKKDATCVDCPGSDEGKPVLGLVIIKGLEKDGDEYNDGKILDPNSGKLYKCYIELENSNKLKVRGYIGFSLLGRTQYWDRVK, from the coding sequence ATGAGAAAATTATTTTTAACAATTACTTTATTCGCTTTTGCCGTGATTCCTGCAATAGCTCAAGATGTAACTGGAAAATGGAAAACTATTGATGACGAAACCGGAGAAGCAAAATCTATCGTAGAAATCTATAAAGAAAATGGTAAAATTTACGGTAAAGTCGTTGAAATTTTGAACCCAGATAAAAAAGATGCTACCTGTGTAGATTGTCCTGGTTCAGATGAAGGGAAACCAGTTTTAGGCTTGGTAATTATAAAAGGTCTTGAAAAAGATGGCGATGAATATAATGATGGTAAAATTCTAGACCCAAATAGTGGAAAACTTTATAAGTGCTACATAGAATTGGAAAACTCAAATAAGTTAAAAGTTCGTGGTTATATTGGTTTTTCTTTATTAGGAAGAACACAATATTGGGACCGCGTAAAATAA
- the priA gene encoding primosomal protein N' — MYYIDVILPIPLKQKFTYKVNKDEAAFLRQGMRVAVPFGKSKVYTAIVYQVHQTAPSGYETKEIDQILDKYPIVTQSQIKHWQWIAAYYMCTLGEVIRAALPSAFLLESETIISLSKNDVSEDTLSDEEFLVFEALQHQSSIHINDVRSVLDRKNVVAVLEKLLQKNIIHVQEEVFEQYKPKLKRYVKIASKYASEENLRDLLDQLSKRAHKQREVLMNLFMLTAQSNKPISVKQLTKKSDTSSAVIKSLVEKEILEEYFIKKDRVEYSGDEASDIKTLNEAQQVAFSEIKESFKTKDVTLLHGVTSSGKTEIYVRLISEILKTGKQVLYMLPEIALTTQLIARLQHYFGSKVSVYHSKYSVNERVEVWNNVLHSKPKAQIIIGARSSMFLPFQNLGLILVDEEHEPSFKQYNPAPRYHARDAAVVLASIHNAKTLMGSATPSLESYFNASQGKYGLVTLKTRYGNVLMPEIELVDIKEKSRKKRMKGHFSDRLLEEMQEVLELGEQIILFQNRRGFSPIVECTTCGTSPQCPNCDVSLTYHQYKNELRCHYCGYHMAMQLSCMACGSETLDTKGFGTEQIETELKALFPKHSIARMDQDTTRGKNAYAKLIAKLENEEIDILVGTQMLAKGLDFRNISLVGVMNADNLLNFPDFRAHERSFQLLQQVSGRAGRTSKRGKVLIQTYNPYHQILQQVSTNDYSGMYDQQLEERYQYKYPPYYRTIKITCKDRNLQKMQKAAKWFGQALENKLGEQVLGPEPPPVGRIRNMYISNILIKIPKKQSLEHTKKYINRVEQSFNAIKEFSSVRLLIDVDNY, encoded by the coding sequence GTGTATTACATTGACGTTATTCTTCCTATTCCTTTAAAACAAAAATTCACCTATAAGGTCAATAAAGATGAAGCAGCTTTTCTTCGTCAAGGTATGCGTGTGGCTGTTCCTTTTGGTAAGTCTAAAGTCTACACAGCAATTGTGTATCAAGTACATCAAACCGCACCAAGTGGGTATGAAACAAAAGAAATTGATCAAATATTAGATAAATATCCCATTGTCACTCAATCGCAAATAAAACATTGGCAATGGATCGCTGCATATTATATGTGCACGCTAGGCGAAGTAATAAGAGCAGCTTTGCCAAGCGCTTTTTTGCTAGAAAGCGAAACAATTATTTCATTATCAAAAAACGATGTTTCTGAAGATACTTTGAGCGACGAAGAGTTTTTGGTTTTTGAAGCTTTGCAACATCAATCCTCTATTCATATTAACGATGTACGCTCTGTTCTAGACAGAAAAAATGTAGTTGCTGTACTTGAAAAATTACTTCAGAAAAATATTATTCACGTACAAGAAGAAGTATTTGAACAATACAAGCCGAAATTGAAACGGTATGTAAAGATTGCTTCAAAATATGCTTCAGAAGAAAACCTTAGAGACCTTTTAGATCAACTTTCAAAAAGAGCACACAAACAGCGAGAAGTATTGATGAATCTGTTTATGTTAACTGCACAAAGCAACAAACCTATAAGTGTAAAACAGCTCACTAAGAAAAGTGATACTTCTTCAGCGGTTATTAAATCATTAGTTGAGAAAGAGATTCTAGAAGAGTATTTTATAAAAAAGGATCGAGTAGAGTATTCTGGTGATGAAGCTTCAGATATTAAAACACTTAATGAAGCCCAGCAAGTTGCCTTTTCAGAAATTAAAGAATCTTTTAAAACCAAAGACGTAACGTTGTTACACGGTGTTACTTCAAGTGGTAAAACTGAAATTTATGTTCGCCTCATTTCAGAAATACTTAAAACAGGAAAGCAAGTATTGTATATGCTTCCTGAAATAGCTTTAACTACACAGTTAATAGCTAGGTTACAACATTATTTTGGTTCAAAGGTTTCGGTTTATCATTCAAAGTATTCAGTCAACGAGCGAGTAGAAGTATGGAATAATGTATTGCACTCAAAGCCCAAAGCACAAATTATAATTGGAGCTCGTTCTTCAATGTTTTTACCTTTTCAAAATTTAGGGTTAATTCTTGTTGATGAAGAACATGAGCCTTCTTTTAAGCAATATAATCCTGCACCTCGTTATCATGCAAGAGATGCTGCAGTTGTTTTGGCTTCAATTCATAATGCCAAGACTTTGATGGGGTCTGCTACACCATCGCTAGAAAGTTACTTTAACGCATCTCAAGGTAAATACGGCTTGGTCACTTTAAAAACCCGTTATGGCAATGTATTAATGCCAGAAATTGAGCTGGTAGATATAAAAGAGAAATCTCGTAAAAAACGTATGAAGGGCCACTTTAGTGATCGTTTGTTAGAAGAAATGCAAGAGGTGTTAGAGTTGGGTGAGCAAATAATTTTATTTCAGAATAGGAGAGGCTTTTCACCAATTGTTGAATGTACTACTTGCGGAACCTCGCCACAATGTCCTAATTGTGATGTAAGCTTAACCTACCATCAATATAAAAATGAATTGCGTTGTCATTACTGTGGGTATCACATGGCAATGCAGCTTTCTTGCATGGCTTGTGGTAGTGAAACCTTAGATACCAAAGGTTTTGGAACCGAACAGATTGAAACCGAATTAAAAGCTCTGTTCCCAAAACATTCTATAGCACGTATGGATCAAGATACTACACGTGGGAAAAACGCATATGCAAAGCTTATTGCAAAGTTGGAAAATGAGGAAATTGATATTTTAGTGGGTACACAAATGCTTGCAAAAGGTCTTGATTTTAGGAATATTAGTTTGGTGGGTGTTATGAATGCTGATAATTTGTTGAACTTCCCGGATTTTAGAGCACATGAAAGAAGTTTTCAATTGTTGCAACAAGTTTCGGGTAGGGCAGGACGCACAAGTAAACGAGGGAAAGTATTAATACAAACATATAATCCATACCATCAAATATTACAGCAAGTGAGTACAAATGATTATAGCGGGATGTATGATCAACAACTTGAAGAACGCTATCAATATAAATACCCTCCGTATTATCGAACTATAAAAATCACGTGTAAAGACCGCAATCTTCAAAAAATGCAAAAAGCAGCTAAGTGGTTTGGTCAAGCATTAGAGAATAAACTAGGTGAACAAGTTTTGGGTCCAGAACCACCACCGGTAGGTAGAATTAGAAATATGTATATAAGCAACATACTTATTAAAATTCCCAAAAAGCAATCGCTTGAACACACAAAAAAGTATATCAATCGAGTTGAACAGAGTTTTAACGCTATAAAAGAGTTTTCTAGCGTTAGATTATTAATAGATGTTGATAATTATTAA
- a CDS encoding LytTR family DNA-binding domain-containing protein, which produces MDKPILKCVIVDDSTLQRLSIVKLIENHPSLNLVAEYNNAIEAKMGLATTDIDLIFLDIEMPILSGFDLLDDLTKKPQIIFVTGKTKYAFKAFDYDAVDYLRKPISKERFLNAVHKVITNYKLKNDDGFDDEDFIFVKSNLKKRKVFLNELRYIEALGDYVKLVTEHDALVVLSTMKAFEALLPSDRFLRIHKSYIVNLDKVERYNSKIIELENEQLPLSRNRKNDLVEALSASMKS; this is translated from the coding sequence GTGGATAAGCCAATTTTAAAATGTGTTATTGTTGATGATTCAACGTTACAACGCCTTTCAATTGTAAAATTAATTGAAAACCATCCTTCGTTAAACTTAGTTGCAGAATACAACAATGCAATTGAAGCCAAAATGGGATTGGCGACTACAGATATTGACCTTATTTTTCTTGATATTGAAATGCCTATTCTTTCTGGGTTTGATTTACTAGATGATTTAACCAAAAAACCACAAATTATTTTTGTAACTGGAAAGACAAAATACGCTTTTAAAGCATTTGATTATGACGCTGTAGATTATCTTCGCAAACCTATCTCAAAAGAACGTTTTTTAAATGCTGTTCATAAAGTTATTACAAATTATAAGCTTAAAAATGATGATGGCTTTGATGATGAAGACTTCATTTTTGTAAAAAGTAATTTAAAGAAACGCAAGGTATTTCTCAATGAGCTGCGATACATTGAAGCACTAGGAGACTATGTAAAACTTGTGACAGAACACGATGCACTAGTTGTGCTTTCTACTATGAAGGCTTTTGAAGCTTTGTTGCCAAGTGATCGTTTTTTACGTATTCATAAATCATACATCGTAAATCTAGACAAGGTTGAGCGGTACAATAGCAAAATAATTGAGCTTGAAAATGAACAGTTACCACTTAGTAGAAACCGTAAAAATGATCTTGTTGAAGCACTTTCTGCTTCTATGAAGTCTTAA